GTAATAATTTGAAGTTCGAGCTCGGCTCGGTTAAAAATTAGAAAAGTTCGAGTTCGAGCTCGGCTCGATTatttcgagccgaactcgagtaGCTCACAAACAATTTGACTCGTTTACATCAGGCTGTAGCCTATAGCTAATGTGCAAATTTTCTATATACTTGTATGCAAATCTAGGGCACTAAGAACAAAGGCATATTTTTATAAGTTCACAAATCTAAGGTATGTTTTGATAAGACTCATAAACTGCTACTGCTGAAATTAGCAAAAACAAGAACTCGGGCCTCATGGACGACTATATATTTATTAGATGAAGCATAAAAAGCATTCAGTCTCCATGACAATCACAAACAATTTAGTAAAAAAAAACTTGAAAAACAAGCAAAAATTAAAAAACCAATCTACATATCCGACCAAAGTGAAAAAACAGGGATACTTTGCTCGTGCCTAAAGAAGTTAGTAGGATCAAAAACTGACTTCACCGCAACCAACCTATCAAAATTAACACCAAAGTAACGCTTGCCCCATTGGCTAGCCTGAGCATAACTTGTACTCCCTGTTGGATTATTTTGGCCAATCCAAATATTCACATAGTTCACATATGCACTTCTAGGATTGCTACTAACATAAGGAGTAAGATAAGTGTCCAAGCTCCTCACCCAGTCCATCCTTGCAGTTTCTTCTTCGCATTTCTCGAGACTCGGACATGTCACTGCAAAGAAGTTGAACATGTACAAGTACCCTGCTCGGTATGGGAATGGCAGAGCCGTTTCTGAAATTTCATTCATTCTACCACCGAAGGGAGTGTACTGTAAAAATGCTTGGTTGTCGGGAAGTTGGAACATGTAATCCCACACGCCTAATAGTCCTTCTACGGGCATTGGTTGCTTGAAGAAATCTGAACGTCCTTTGAATGCAGGACGCGGTAAAATGGTTTTGTTTAGTAAAAGTTCTGGTGGTGCATTGTATGGGAATTGCGAGAAAAATACCATAGCTTGAATGTAGCTAACTTCAATTAGATCTTCTTCAACTAATCCCAATTCTGGAAATTGTTCTCCCATTATTGCAAGAACTTCACTGGCTGGTCCTAGGTACAATGATTCGAAGCTCATTTGTACTGTCTTGTTATCGGACCTAGTACTATTTTCACTCAATACCACGTTTCCATTGCACCTGTTAGAAAACTATGTTAGTTAGatcaaaaatatataaattattgaaTAAATTTTTAACTTGCTGAGTAAATTGAAAGTTTAATTAAGAATcaaattttctaatttatcgaAAGACAGCTATGGCCTAATATGCCTCGTACCTGATATCGAGTTCTTGAGGAAACAGGGGAGCAACAGATTGCCACTTGAAGAAAATATTAGTCATGTCTTGTTCAATAGTTCTGAAAACCTGGAAAATTGTCACAACCGGAGGAACAGGCACAAGATTAACTCTCCACGACACAACTACTCCGAAGCTTCCACCACCGCCTCCTCTGATTGCCCAAAACAAATCTTCGCCCATAGTTTCCCTGGTTAAAATGTTACCATTAGCATCTATCAAACGAGCATCGATAACCTGATCTCCAGCCAACCCGTATTTCCTTCTCAACATACCGTATCCACCGCCACTCAAAATCCCCCCAACACCAACGTTAGACCATAGTCCAGACGGGAACCCGTAAGCTGAAGTGGCCCTGCTGATGTAATAATAAAGTTCACCGTTTGTAACACCGCTATCAACCCATGCAGTTGCGGTTGTCACGTCAGCGGTGACCTTATTAATGTTGCGCAAGTCAAGTACTACAAACGGCACTGATGAAACATACGAAAAGCCCTCGAAACTGTGGCCACCGCTCCTGATTCGCATTTCTAAGCCTGTTAACTTGGTGCAGTAAATAACATTTTGGATATGCGATTCGGTTGTTGGTGTAATAATAACCAGAGGCTTCGGAGTCGAGGATTGCGCGAATCGGAGATTATTGATGGAGTAGAGCAATGCATCGTTGAAAGTAGAGTTATTGGGAGTGTAAAGAAGTGCGGAGATTGTGGAAGAGTCATTAGACAGAGCTAGGCAATTGAGAAACTCATCTGTTTGAGTTGCAGATGATGAAGAGAAACAAAAAGTTGATAACAGAACAAGAAAAGGCAAAAGTGATGCTGAAAGCTTCATTTTCAGTTTCGGATGATAATGTGCATAATGTTAGGATACATGTTTGTTTTTTATAACGACAAGTATACATTATTTAGGATTGATTTTGTTGAAGGTCTGGACTAGATGCATGGTATGAACTAGGAACTTTCTTTGACAGAGACATGCAGGGGCGATGGCTTGAATATTGAAAGCTTTATACATTCTTTATTTCCATATACAAGGGCCACCGGGCTACCTAAAATTTTGAATCATGAGCAAAATTCAACAACCTTTGTCCTCATCGTTTACTTTTGTTCTTATTGGATGGAGATCAATTTAAAAATTTGTTAATATTATGTAATCCAAAAATTATACCAAAATAGGTAAAAAATGACGTGGCATGACATGTATTTAAATATAATTTGTGGGTATATATGAATGCACGTGGGATCTCATATTATTACTAGAAAAATTACCATTTATAAAACATTTGGAAAATTTTTTTGTAACAATATTTGGTACCTCTGGCATTTctcaattataaattaattgtTAACACCTCCTACATATACTTGCACCTATAATTGAATTGATGTATTGGTGAATAAGTTTGAGCTCAACTTAATAAAGTCTCGGTTTAACTCGGTTAGTTAAATACTGAACATTATTATATTTTGCGTGACAGGGAAGATCCGCTAGTTTTGATTCGTTGGAAAATAATTCATGCTCACCTCTTCTCATTCAAAATTCGACTAGACTTAGGGCCTGTTTGTCAGCGCACTTATAAGTCACTTATggcttataagcccgtaacagcttatcgacgagtgtttgtcgccccaacttataagttgaatttacaacttataagctgataagttgaatgttggtaacgacgtactttttctcaacttattttgatttttggCTGATTTGTTAACctcaattttaaaatatatatttttaaatgttaatctaacttaaaattcaagaatttagataattatatttaataattatttattttagctcatttaagaatttttttattttgacttataagtaaaattatccaaacacttatttaacttataagtaattttttaattatcacttataattcacttattcattttaagtcgtaagttatttattttcagatttcccaaacgggcacttAGTTTGTTGGTGCTAAATTTACATGTAcctttcattttttaaaaatgaaaCCACAGAAAGTAATATTTGTTTTGATGACCAGATTTGGTTAGACTGCATGCATAGTAACACAAATTTAGTTCACAAACTAGTCTGCTGATAAAGCCACTTGATTCGGCTTTGTATTAAAGTTGGTTTTTAAAATTAACATATAGCGTTGTTCCTTTGGAAAATGGATCtcttttaaaaattaaataatggTGCCATATATTAATTCGTACAAAAAAAATTAGGTTAATGACGAATTTAGGACTACACGGGTTAAGTCGATTTAATCATTTTAATGACCCAACCCATTTAGTACGGATTATAAAAATATCAAATCATCaatcttaaaaaaaaataattaaaatacaCCCTACTAACTGTGTGAAGGTTGGATTGATTAAGATTGTGTTAATCGGATTCCAAGCGTCTATTTCGCGTTTCTTAATCAACGATTTGCATTTGGGAAGGACTTCTACTGTCCTGTTACACATTAAGTGAAGATCTAAGTATATATTGTAAACACAACTAAAAAGGGAAGCAACATGCCTAACATTTTATCATTATAGgagaaataaataaaattatgataATCATTTTAATGATCTACAATTGCACTTATTGTGTGATATAAGCTGAGGATCTGAATATAATTATATAACCAATATTATATACAAGTAAAGTTAGACCAAAATATTCTCACAGATCTTAAACAGAATGACATAATTTATAAATATCTTAGTTGATAATTATTCGCTAACATTTTCAAGTTTGCTTCTCTAAATAATTAGCTCGTCTCTATTATTCAAGTTTTCTTTTAACTTTAAGTAGAGTTTTGCAAGGTTAATTGTATAAATTATATAGTATCAAACATTTGCAAGGTGAGGAGAAAGGCGGCCACCGCTAGGATTATAAGTTGTATACTAAAATTATTAATATAAGGACATTTTTCTAGGtttttatgttagggatgtaATGAAATTGAAATGGGCCGAGGTGTAATATATTTGAAATGGGTTGGGTTAATATTAGAACTGGGTTGGGTTGGTTTAGGATTTTAAATAGGTAAAATATGACCCAACCCATTATAAACGGTTTAAGTAAAAAATAACCCAACTAATGTACTGGTTTAAACGGCTTGGTTTGAACGAATCACTTTGGGGTTGGGCTGGGTTGTTTTTTGCAGGTTAAGTAACCCATGAGCAGCCCTAAACGAACCTACTCTCTTTTTTCACAAATAAAACTCTCTGAAACTCATGAATTTACGACTAAGAAATTATTTAGAGAAatgctatatgttagatatatttgataatgtcatggctaatatgttttatgtttagctttcagatcttacgtgaacaggataaatcagtacttaactgttgatcagtacttatactggaagtcaggacttaaggatatcagtacttatattatcaggagataatcatcagaagatagatatcagaacttaagtgctgaaggacaatcagataaggacagtagctgattaaaggaaagaagatcgagataaacataagaagagatatgcatgaagaaggaattccgtgaagaatggaatacttggaagaaaagatatctgattgatatattttaggaagcagaattatattccatatcaattagcgattatcttgtaactgtgtagtatataaacacagacatagggtttatactataagtgttatcattattagagaagattattcattgtaacccttgcagctctcgtgatatttgttcatcactgagaggtaacagttccatactgtaacagagtttattgtatcaataaagtttgttttctgttacttaaattcttaaagttcgatttgagtatactatacactatattcaccccctctacagtgtgtgtgtgacctaacaattggtatcagagcctatctgttaacacacatacagttaaagatccaaacacaatcatgtcggacacagaaactccaactaagcctaccacaactgaggaaccaccaaagacacaaattcagagtcggtatgagaccatcagagtccccatactgagaccatctgaatatcccatatggaaggtaaggatgaccatgttcctggaagcaacagatccagaataccttgatagaatcaaggaaggtcctcataaaccaaccaaactcgctgttacagttgcaggtgaagcagcaaagaccgtaccaaaggagaagagtgattatactgctgaggacatatcatcaattgctaaggatgctaaggtacgacacttactgcatagtgccattgataatgtaatgtcaaacagggtaatcaactgcaagactgctaaggagatatgggatgctctggaaacaaggtgtcagggaactgacacaattaagaagaacaggaagacaatactcactcaagagtatgaacactttgactcaaagactaatgagtcattgaatgatttatatgatagatttgtcaaacttttgaatgatttgtcattggttgataaagagtatgatcttgaagattcaaaccttaagttcctgttagctcttcctgaatgctgggatttgaaggcaacgacaataagagacaactacaatcttgatgaaacaactcttgacgaaatctatggaatgctcaagactcatgagctggagatggaacaaagaagcaagaggaaaggaggaaagtcaaggacagttgctcttaaggctgaagaagaattccccaaagcagctttctcaaagaaagacaagggtaaagctcttttcataaagtctgatactgagtcatcaagttctgagagtgatgatgactcagattctgaaagcttgcctgagactgatgctgatgaggagatgatgaagctgtgtgctcttatggtgaaaggaatcacaaagattgcatacaggaagttcaggaagggaaagaagttttccaggaaaagcataagttctgataagaagaatttcagaagatctgaaggcagaggaggaaagtctgacagaggagattacactaatgttaaatgctataactatggtgagaaaggccacatatctcctgactgtaagaaggtaaagggtgacaaagacAATGCACTTGTCACtaagcagaaaagctggacagacacctcagactctgaaagtgaggagaactatgcattaatggcaaatgctgataaagaaagtgctgagagcagttctgaagctgctgaaacaaaggtacctcagactacttatgcttttcatactgatgatattaatgagttgagaagatatcttaaaaccatgtttgttagctatagagatcaaactttaacatgtgaaagattaacttctgaaaatcttgcatttaagaaaaggaatgatttcttagaaaaagagttagtcatgttccatcaaactcagaaggatagagatgatgctttttatgttaggaatgaagtgctaaaattaaatgaatctctaaaaactgagttagaaaaggaaagagagattatcaggacttggactaactctggcaaaacaactcaaaatttgctaaatagtggaaactggaaagagggcttaggttatggagaagataagaatgataaaggaactgaagaaattaagcctgttgttaagcaaaagccaaagtttaaacctgttaagtttgtaactgtaaagtctgaaaatgagaaatcagaagttaaagaggaattaacttctgacaaactaaaacaggaaaagacagctgaagtgaacataggcttaatgacaaagaagcagcttaagcataagctgaaagatgtcaagaatgcaaacaaggtaaaatcacctaggaaaaataggaatggaaagggaggtgtgaataaaagcaatgattataaacctgttcctgatgttcctaggaaaacatgtcataactgtggaagttctaaccatctggcttctttttgcaggaagaataagaatattaactccttaccttcaaaatcaggagttaaaagtcagtctgttagatacaaaccacaaaatccttgttttcattgtggtagtttatggcattccatttatacttgtaaggaatatcatagtttgtactatgattattatcaaataaaaccttctttgaagaaagtttccattgttccttctagtataaattctgattcaaagtctgatagtgtaagttctaataagaaaaatgttaacataaactctgatgctaaatccgctgcaaatgttaacaaacttaataaggccaaaggatccaagcaagtctgggtccttaaaactaataattagtggtctttgtgattgcagggcaacatgaaaaatattctagttctggacagtggatgttcaggacatatgactggaaataaggcccttatatcagactttgtggagaaagctggcccaagtgtttcttatggagatgacaacattggaaaaacattgggatatggcaatatcaatcttggaaatgtcataattaaacaagtagctctggtctcaggacttaaacacaacctactgagtataagtcaaatctgtgacagaggttatcatgttgatttctttgaagaacactgtgaaattgtgagtaaatctaaaggcaaagttgttctgaaaggatacagacgtggtaacatttatgaagctaagctttcaacaagtactgatggttctgcaatctgtctgttaagtagagcatcaattgaagaaagctggaattggcataagaaactctctcatctaaatttcaataatataaatgaactggtcaagaaagatcttgtgagaggattgccaaacacagtatttgctcctgatggtctttgtgattcatgtcagaaagccaaacaaagaaaatcttcattcaagagcaagactgaatcatcaattcttgagccttatcatcttatacatgttgatctatttggtccagtaaatgtcatgtctattgcaaagaagaagtatgcgttggtcatagtggatgagttcaccagatacacatgggtgtatttcttgcacacaaaaagtgaaactacatctatcctgattgatcatatcaaacagctggataaaatggtcaaagattctgtgaaaattttaaggagtgataatggcactgagttcaagaatttgataatggaagagttctgcaaaagccatggaatgaagcaggaattttctgctcctggaactccacagcaaaatggagttgttgaaaggaagaatagaactctcattgaagctgcacgtacaatgcttgaagaagcaaagcttccaacctatttctgggctgaagctgtgcaaactgcttgttttactcaaaatgcaacactcattaacaagcatggaaaaacaccatatgagatggtgaagaaaaagaagccaaatctgaaatattttcatgtatttggatgcaagtgttttgtttttcaagactcatcctgaacagctatcaaagtttgatctaaaagctgatgaaggaatctttgttggatatccactttccacaaaagccttcagagtctataatttaagaacaaaagtggtcatggaatctatcaatgtctcttttgatgacaagaagatcactggtcttaaagatttcattgaccatgatcagctgagatttgaaaatgaagactcatattctgatactgaaaatcctgacagtctaagtcctgatactgcaaactctgatggattaaactctgatgttattgaaactgtggtgactacgttaaaggaagatgcacctatgcagggggagcatactcaagatcctaccacatctcaagaaacatcagaacatgcatctgggtcttcaagttctgattcgtcaagttctgataagccaagttctgatagtgctgacAATCTAAATAcagaagaatccaactcagagagcatagtttcagggggagcatcagaaaatgaaaatgaagataacatggatcatgggggagcatccagttctagagaaaaccttccatctgcaaggaagtggacaaaatcacatacacctgatttgataattggaaatcctgatgcaggtgtcagaactagaacaggtacttcaaatgagtgtctttacaattcttttctctctcagactgatccaaagaaagtggaagaagctcttcaagatgctgattgggtgcaagcaatgcaggaagagttgaatgaatttgaaagaaacaaagtctagaccctagtgccaagaccaaagaatagatctgttgttggtacaaagtgggtattcagaaacaaaactgacagtgatggcataattacaaggaataaggcaaggctggttgcaaaaagatattctcaatatgagggaattgattatgaagaaacatttgcaccagttgctaggttagaagccataaggatatttttggcttatgctgctcacaaaaagtttactgtctttcaaatggatgtgaaaagtgcttttctcaatggagaattggaggaagaggtatatgttgaacaacctccaggttttgtagataccaaacatccagattatgtctacaggcttgataaagcactttatggacttaagcaagctcttagagcatggtatgagactttagctcagtttcttctggaaagtggattcaacagagggacaatagacaaaacactgttctacctcaaccatggaaaggacttacttctggtccagatttatgttgatgatatcatttttggatctacaaatgataaactttgcaagaagtttgccaaactaatgcagtcaagatatcagatgagtatgatgggggaacttagctattttctgggccttcaagtcaagcagaatgaggaaggcacttttatttgtcaaaccaagtacaccagaaacttgctaaagaaatttggaatgcaagattgttcaagtgcatccactccaatgacCACTgtgacaaaactggataaggataccggtaaatcagtagatattactgactacagaggtatgattggctctctactctatctaactgctagtagacctgatatcatgtatgctacctgtctttgtgcaagatttcaagcagatccaagagaacctcacttaacagctgtaaaaagaatctttaagtatcttaaaggaacagctgctctgggattatggtatcctagagaatcagattttaaactaataggttactcagatgcagattttgcaggttgcaaaattgacaggaaaagcacaagtggaagctgccaatttcttggaggcagattggtttcttggtacagcaagaaacaaaagtcaatttccacatcaactgcagaagcagagtatattgctgcaggaagctgttgtgcacagattctttggatgaagaatcagttactggattatgggttaacatatttcaaaatccctatttactgtgataatcagagtgctattgctatgacaggtaatccagttcaacactcaatgacaaagcacatcagcatcaggtaccacttcatcagggaacatgtggatgaaggtacagtggaattgcattttgttcccacagatcaataattggcagatatcttcacaaaaccattatgtgaagctacttttacaagattggtaaatgaacttggaatggtttcaggttctttctctaaatctgcttagacttgttctatgttatcagactttatgctcagtatttatagaattaatctcattgtctattctgtgattaattgataaataTCTTTAAGTattgactgttgtctgatatatgtttctaaactctgataagtgatatgtttgttctagtacctattcatcctatgaggataactgtgctagataactgacctaatagtctttaatatacaaatgattccatgtaagaagtaattatttcggtggaaatcttatgacactagcaaattctgataattgagcttagttaagtttactttgtatatcttattactaagtcacaaattagaataatgctactcatctgttaagttctgatactagtaaaactgctgaatgtactaagtgctgataaacctcacttatcaaaagaaaaagcaaaaagatcaaagaataaaatcaggtactcctttgagatctagagtaaaaatgtggaagggacgacccaagtgcattgctggtattaagtaaatatgcattagaaaagcaaaatattttcttggtgacttttcacactctatgattactggagaaatactctgaaaatagcataaattctgataaacagtcgtgactcacttacactgagaagccactgtaaaatagaattgcaaaagatgcataaaattaacacaaaacagt
This genomic interval from Apium graveolens cultivar Ventura chromosome 8, ASM990537v1, whole genome shotgun sequence contains the following:
- the LOC141678602 gene encoding berberine bridge enzyme-like 24 gives rise to the protein MKLSASLLPFLVLLSTFCFSSSSATQTDEFLNCLALSNDSSTISALLYTPNNSTFNDALLYSINNLRFAQSSTPKPLVIITPTTESHIQNVIYCTKLTGLEMRIRSGGHSFEGFSYVSSVPFVVLDLRNINKVTADVTTATAWVDSGVTNGELYYYISRATSAYGFPSGLWSNVGVGGILSGGGYGMLRRKYGLAGDQVIDARLIDANGNILTRETMGEDLFWAIRGGGGGSFGVVVSWRVNLVPVPPVVTIFQVFRTIEQDMTNIFFKWQSVAPLFPQELDIRCNGNVVLSENSTRSDNKTVQMSFESLYLGPASEVLAIMGEQFPELGLVEEDLIEVSYIQAMVFFSQFPYNAPPELLLNKTILPRPAFKGRSDFFKQPMPVEGLLGVWDYMFQLPDNQAFLQYTPFGGRMNEISETALPFPYRAGYLYMFNFFAVTCPSLEKCEEETARMDWVRSLDTYLTPYVSSNPRSAYVNYVNIWIGQNNPTGSTSYAQASQWGKRYFGVNFDRLVAVKSVFDPTNFFRHEQSIPVFSLWSDM